The Natrinema salifodinae genome includes a window with the following:
- a CDS encoding VNG_1110C family protein, with translation MPDASQLRDSTQIVLPREALEGLEPQLDDEFTVTVFPDGEDRCRIIGSPVEIKAASEFLARRGVTVR, from the coding sequence ATGCCAGACGCGTCGCAGCTGCGTGACAGCACCCAGATCGTCCTCCCGCGGGAGGCGCTGGAGGGGCTGGAGCCGCAGCTCGACGACGAGTTCACGGTCACCGTCTTTCCGGACGGCGAGGACCGCTGCCGGATCATCGGCAGCCCCGTCGAGATCAAGGCGGCCAGCGAGTTCCTCGCCCGCCGCGGCGTGACCGTCCGCTAA